AGAAAAAGCAGCCATGAAAAAAGATTTATCTGAGATCGTGGCATTTGCCCAGCAACTTGAACAGCTTGATACCCAGGGCATCGCGCCCACCGCGCACGTGCTGCCTATCAAAAACGTGTACCGCGAGGATGTGGTGCAGCCCAGCGCTGCGCGCGAGGCGCTGCTTGCGGGCGCGCCCAGCGCGCGCGAGGGCATGATCGCCCTGCCCCGGGTGGTGGAGTGAAAGGAGGAGGCGCAATGAGACAGGAGATACTGGAACTATCCGCCTGCGCGCTGGCTGCGGCGCTTCAAAAAAGAGAACTGTCCGCGCGTGAGGTGACGGAATGCTATCTGGCGCAGATCGAGCGGGAAGAGAAGCGCATCGGCGCGTACCTGCACGTGACGGCCGACGCGGCGCTGGCCCACGCCGCGCGCGTGGACGCGGCGCGCGCCGCGGGCGAGGCGCCTTCCCCCCTTGCGGGGGTGCCCTGCGCGATCAAGGACAACATGTGCACGCGTGGCGTGCCCACCACATGCGCCTCCCGCATGCTGGCGCAGTTTGTGCCCCCCTACGACGCGACGGCGGTGACGCGCTTAAACGAGGCGGGCTGCGTGATGCTGGGAAAGCTGAACATGGACGAGTTTGCCATGGGCTCCACCACGGAGAACTCCTATTTTCAGGTGACGCATAACCCCTGGGATACCGCGCGCGTGCCCGGGGGCAGCTCGGGCGGCAGTGCGGCGGCGGTGGCGGCCAAAGAGGCTGCCGTTGCGCTGGGCTCCGATACGGGCGGCTCCATCCGCCAGCCTGCCGCATTCTGCGGCGTGGTGGGCATGAAGCCCACCTACGGCACGGTATCCCGCTACGGGCTGGTGGCCTTTGCAAGCTCCCTGGACCAGATCGGCCCGCTGACGCGCGATGTGCACGATAACGCGCTGGTGCTGGGCGCCATCGCTGGCTGGGACGCGCGCGACGCCACCAGCCTCAAGCGTGAAGCGGGGGACTACGCGCGGGACATCGGCCGCGACATCGCGGGCCTGCGCATCGCCCTGCCCAGGGAGTATTATGACGAGGGCCTGCGCACGGATATCCGCGCTTGCGTGTTTGCGGCCGCGCGCAAGCTAGAGGCCATGGGCGCGTGCATTGTGGATGCCTCCATGCCCACCATCAAAAACGCGCTGCCCGCCTACTACATCCTCTCCAGCGCGGAGGCCTCCAGTAACCTGGCCCGCTTTGACGGCGTCAAGTACGGCTTTCGGGCCGGGGAAAGCGAGGACATTGCGCAGATTTATTGCCGCTCCCGCTCCGAGGGGTTCGGTCCCGAGGTCAAGCGCCGCATCAT
Above is a window of Maliibacterium massiliense DNA encoding:
- the gatA gene encoding Asp-tRNA(Asn)/Glu-tRNA(Gln) amidotransferase subunit GatA, encoding MRQEILELSACALAAALQKRELSAREVTECYLAQIEREEKRIGAYLHVTADAALAHAARVDAARAAGEAPSPLAGVPCAIKDNMCTRGVPTTCASRMLAQFVPPYDATAVTRLNEAGCVMLGKLNMDEFAMGSTTENSYFQVTHNPWDTARVPGGSSGGSAAAVAAKEAAVALGSDTGGSIRQPAAFCGVVGMKPTYGTVSRYGLVAFASSLDQIGPLTRDVHDNALVLGAIAGWDARDATSLKREAGDYARDIGRDIAGLRIALPREYYDEGLRTDIRACVFAAARKLEAMGACIVDASMPTIKNALPAYYILSSAEASSNLARFDGVKYGFRAGESEDIAQIYCRSRSEGFGPEVKRRIMLGSFVLSAGYYDAYYKKALQARTRIVQDFDRIFAQSDMILAPVAPTTAYRIGEKTQSPLEMYMGDIYTVPVNIAGLPALAMPCGRDEGGLPIGLQLIGPAQSEHRLYQAGAALEAALAEGGAHA